In the Pleuronectes platessa chromosome 8, fPlePla1.1, whole genome shotgun sequence genome, one interval contains:
- the tmem35 gene encoding novel acetylcholine receptor chaperone, with the protein MASPRTVTIVALSIALGLFFVFMGTIKLTPRLSKDAYSEMKRAYKSYAKALPGLKKIGISSVLLRKIIGSLEVGCGVVLTLVPGRPKDVANFLLLLVMLAVLFFHQLVGDPLKRYAHALVFGILLTCRLLIARQSDDRPEREDSREEQQVNDQEKNKVKQS; encoded by the exons ATGGCATCACCGAGGACAGTCACCATCGTGGCCCTTTCCATCGCCCTGGGCCTGTTCTTCGTGTTCATGGGAACCATCAAACTCACACCGAGGCTCAGCAAAGACGCCTACAGTGAAATG AAAAGGGCCTACAAGAGTTACGCCAAGGCACTGCCGGGCCTGAAGAAGATCGGGATCAGCTCAGTCCTGCTCCGCAAGATCATCGGCTCTCTGGAGGTGGGCTGCGGCGTGGTGCTCACCCTGGTGCCGGGCCGGCCGAAGGACGTGGccaacttcctgctgctgctggtcatgCTGGCCGTCCTGTTCTTCCACCAGCTAGTGGGAGACCCCCTGAAGCGGTACGCCCATGCTCTGGTCTTTGGCATCCTACTCACCTGCCGGCTGCTCATCGCCCGCCAGAGCGACGACCGGCCggagagagaggacagcagagaggaacagCAGGTGAACGACCAGGAAAAGAACAAGGTCAAGCAGTCCTAA
- the arl13a gene encoding ADP-ribosylation factor-like protein 13A: MDIDLLLYQFQRRWWPPCSPSSSRVNMFNLISNCCNWVSKIQEPMRKVTIVVVGLDKAGKTSSIRGMFKLNHVVDAGPTIGCVRNELRVDNYLVSLLDVGGSVESRGGWRELYPEAHGIIFVVDSSDRQRIKEVKEVLADLLKQPRVAGKPILVLANKQDKMNALLGSELIEILSLEKLVNQSRSLCHIEPCSALIDLRRWSERKTLRGLRWLLRAVCMDYPELCTRVAQDSKRPLETREREKNGKTEKVRRKNKGERMRSSKSDLRQVHRPKDKEGKSKGEGKLQPIRNMLQKESTLKKTLKTKKKKTVKVKKGEKGQAEVIDAEEEEEEEEAEVTEGEQENSSHREKASSALITPKKDKKIKRKAKVKVKEEPLDLQESLDNEEKPLKAKGERRKKKKAVKVKRKNKINTEEMSEAYSQPVDLSATFDLYRKAILALKERQGQEQ, encoded by the exons ATGGATATAGACTTACTTCT GTACCAGTTCCAGAGAAGATGGTGGCCTCCGTGCTCACCTTCCTCATCTCGAGTAAACATGTTCAACCTGATAAGCAACTGCTGCAACTGggtgtccaagatacaggagccaatGAG gaaAGTGACTATTGTTGTGGTCGGTCTTGACAAAGCAGGAAAAACCTCCTCCATCAGGGGGATGTTTAAAT TGAACCATGTCGTGGACGCAGGACCCACCATTGGCTGCGTGCGAAACGAGCTGCGAGTGGATAACTACCTGGTCTCCCTGCTGGATGTGGGAGGATCAGTGGAGTCGAGAGGGGGCTGGAGGGAGCTGTACCCCGAGGCCCATGGGATCATCTTCGTGGTGGACTCCAGTGACAGGCAGAGGATAAAGGAGGTCAAGGAGGTTCTGGCTGACCTGCTGAAACAACCCCGGGTGGCAGGGAAACCGATATTAGT GTTGGCAAACAAACAGGACAAGATGAACGCTTTGCTGGGAAGTGAGCTGATTGAGATTCTGTCTCTTGAGAAGCTGGTGAACCAGAGCCGCTCTCTGTGCCATATT GAGCCTTGTTCAGCCTTAATTGACCTGCGACGCTGGTCGGAAAGAAAGACTCTGCGAGGCCTCCGCTGGCTGCTGCGCGCCGTTTGTATGGATTATCCTGAGCTGTGCACCCGAGTAGCCCAGGACAGCAAGAGGCCTCTggagacaagagagagggagaagaacgGGAAAACTGAGAAGGTCCGCAGGAAAAACAAAGGGGAACG GATGCGATCCAGCAAGTCCGATCTTCGTCAGGTTCATCGGCCAAAAGACAAGGAGGGGAAGAGCAAGGGTGAAGGAAAACTGCAGCCCATTCGAAACATGCTGCAGAAG GAGTCCACATTGAAAAAGACGctaaagacaaagaagaagaagacggttAAGGTCAAGAAAGGTGAAAAGGGCCAAGCGGAGGTGATTGatgccgaggaggaggaggaggaagaggaggctgaggttACTGAAGGAGAGCAAGAGAACTCCAGTCACAGAGAGAAAGCCAGCAGTGCCCTGATCACgcccaaaaaagacaaaaaaatcaaacgcaaagcaaaagtaaaagtaaaagaagaaCCTCTGGACCTGCAAGAATCTCTGGACAATGAAGAGAAGCCGCTGAAAG CTaaaggggagaggaggaagaagaagaaagctgtgaaagtgaaaagaaagaacaagatcaacacagaggagatgTCTGAAGCTTACTCTCAACCCGTGGACCTCTCTGCGACCTTTG ATCTTTACCGGAAAGCGATACTAGCTCTGAAGGAACGTCAGGGCCAGGAACAGTGA